One Rhododendron vialii isolate Sample 1 chromosome 2a, ASM3025357v1 genomic region harbors:
- the LOC131318101 gene encoding elongation factor 1-alpha-like: protein MGKEKVHINIVVIGHVDSGKSTTTGHLIYKLGGIDKRVIERFEKEAAEMNKRSFKYAWVLDKLKAERERGITIDIALWKFETTKYYCTVIDAPGHRDFIKNMITGTSQADCAILIIDSTTGGFEAGISKDGQTREHALLAFTLGVRQMICCCNKMDATTPKYSKARYDEIVKEVSSYLKKVGYNPEKIPFVPISGFEGDNMIERSTNLDWYKGPTLLEALDMISEPKRPSDKPLRLPLQDVYKIGGIGTVPVGRVETGVIKPGMVVTFGPTGLTTEVKSVEMHHEALPEALPGDNVGFNVKNVAVKDLKRGFVASNSKDDPAREAANFTSQVIIMNHPGQIGNGYAPVLDCHTSHIAVKFAEILTKIDRRSGKEIEKEPKFLKNGDAGIVKMIPTKPMVVETFSEYPPLGRFAVRDMRQTVAVGVIKSVEKKDPSGAKVTKSAAKKK from the exons ATGGGTAAGGAAAAGGTTCACATCAACATTGTTGTCATTGGTCATGTCGACTCTGGCAAGTCGACCACAACAGGACATCTCATCTACAAGCTTGGAGGAATTGACAAGCGTGTGATTGAGAGGTTTGAGAAGGAAGCTGCTGAAATGAACAAGAGGTCATTCAAGTACGCATGGGTGTTGGACAAGCTCAAGGCCGAGCGTGAACGTGGTATCACCATTGATATTGCTCTGTGGAAATTTGAGACCACCAAGTACTACTGCACGGTCATTGATGCCCCTGGTCATCGTGATTTTATCAAGAACATGATTACTGGGACATCACAGGCCGACTGTGCTATTCTGATCATTGATTCCACCACTGGTGGTTTTGAAGCTGGTATCTCCAAGGATGGCCAGACCCGTGAGCATGCTCTCCTTGCTTTCACCCTTGGTGTGAGGCAAATGATTTGCTGCTGTAACAAG ATGGATGCCACCACTCCCAAGTACTCAAAAGCTAGGTACGATGAAATCGTGAAGGAAGTATCTTCTTACCTGAAGAAGGTGGGCTACAACCCCGAAAAAATCCCCTTCGTCCCAATTTCTGGCTTTGAGGGTGATAACATGATTGAGAGGTCAACTAACCTTGACTGGTACAAGGGCCCCACCCTCCTTGAGGCTCTGGACATGATCTCAGAGCCAAAGAGGCCATCCGACAAGCCCCTCCGCCTTCCCCTTCAGGACGTCTACAAGATCGGCGGCATTGGAACTGTCCCGGTTGGGCGGGTTGAGACTGGCGTCATCAAGCCTGGAATGGTTGTTACCTTTGGGCCCACTGGGCTCACCACTGAAGTCAAGTCCGTGGAGATGCACCACGAAGCCTTACCAGAGGCGTTACCAGGTGACAATGTAGGGTTCAACGTGAAGAATGTGGCAGTGAAGGATCTCAAGCGTGGATTTGTTGCATCGAACTCAAAGGATGATCCAGCAAGAGAGGCCGCAAATTTCACATCCCAG GTTATTATCATGAATCATCCGGGACAAATTGGAAATGGGTACGCCCCAGTTCTTGACTGCCACACGTCCCACATCGCTGTCAAGTTTGCAGAGATCTTGACCAAGATTGATCGACGATCGGGTAAGGAGATTGAGAAGGAGCCCAAATTTTTGAAGAATGGTGATGCAGGCATTGTGAAGATGATTCCGACCAAGCCTATGGTTGTTGAGACATTCTCTGAGTACCCACCTTTGGGAAGGTTTGCTGTTAGGGACATGCGTCAAACTGTTGCTGTTGGAGTTATCAAGAGCGTGGAGAAGAAGGATCCTTCTGGTGCTAAGGTCACAAAGTCTGCTGCCAAGAAGAAGTGA